In a single window of the Emys orbicularis isolate rEmyOrb1 chromosome 11, rEmyOrb1.hap1, whole genome shotgun sequence genome:
- the S100B gene encoding protein S100-B: MSALEKAMIAIIDAFHQYSGKEGDKHKLKKSELKELINNELPHFLGEIKDQETVDKVMETLDADGDAECDFQEFVAFIAMVTSACHEFFEHE, encoded by the exons ATGTCTGCTCTGGAAAAGGCCATGATTGCCATCATTGACGCTTTCCACCAGTACTCGGGAAAGGAGGGAGACAAACACAAGCTGAAGAAATCTGAATTAAAGGAGCTCATTAACAATGAACTCCCCCATTTTTTAGGC GAAATTAAAGATCAGGAGACAGTGGATAAGGTGATGGAGACACTGGATGCCGATGGTGACGCTGAATGCGACTTCCAGGAATTTGTAGCCTTCATTGCCATGGTCACTTCTGCTTGTCACGAGTTCTTTGAACATGAGTGA